TGCTCGTCGTTGCTCCACCGTCCTCGGGCAATGGCGGTGGCCGACTCCTTCACGTGGCACGAGGTATTGGGCATGGCCCTGATCACCGGGATGCCCTCGCCGAGGCCCTTCTCTACCAGGCTGCAGGGGATGCCGGCCGCGACCGACACCACCAGGTGGCGGCCCGTCACCAGTCCCCGTAACTGCTCCAGGGCAGTGGGGATGTCGGCGGGCTTGGTGGCCAGCACCACCACATCCGAGGATGCGCACACTTCTGCTTTGCTCCGGGTGGCGCGCACCCCCCAGCGCAGGGCCAGCATGTCCAGCCGCTCCTGCCGCGACCGGTTGGTGACTACAATGCTGGGCGCGAACGTCACCCCTGCCGACACCAGCCCCGCCACCATGGCTTCCGCCATGGAGCCCGCCCCGATGAAACCCATCCGCCTCCATCTCTCCGGTAACATTTCCGTCACCCCCACCAGCGACGAGTAAACAAAAATCCCTTCCGCCCAAGGGCGAAAGGGAGATGCTTCCGCGGTACCACCTTGCTTGGTCCCCCATGGAGGACCCGCTCTACCGGGCACGACCGGGCAACTGACCCGGTGATGCCGTCCCCTTCTAACGCAGGGACGCGGCCGGCTCTTCGCCGGCGGCTCGGGGGCGGGTTCGGACCGGCTCGACCGCCCGCCTTGCAGCCAGGGGCGAGCTCTCTGCAGGTTCGGCTGGGGTCCTACTGTTCCCCTTCATGGCCAGCTATGTTGTTAGCGGCATTGTATCGCCCCGCTCCTCCCCTGTCAACAGCAGCACGCGGTCACTCCGACGGCGGGACAGCATCAACCGGGAGAAGGTGGCCATAAGCATAAAGGGCGCGGAGGAACTACAGTGGACGACCACCGCGAAGGAACTGGGGCC
This DNA window, taken from Bacillota bacterium, encodes the following:
- the proC gene encoding pyrroline-5-carboxylate reductase, which codes for MLPERWRRMGFIGAGSMAEAMVAGLVSAGVTFAPSIVVTNRSRQERLDMLALRWGVRATRSKAEVCASSDVVVLATKPADIPTALEQLRGLVTGRHLVVSVAAGIPCSLVEKGLGEGIPVIRAMPNTSCHVKESATAIARGRWSNDEHEEVARTIFGAVGQVVTVPEEWLDAVTGLSGSGPAYVYLLMEALAEAGVEVGLSPEVSRLLTRQTVLGAARMVLETGEDPALLRRKVTSPNGTTMAALKVLEEMGFVSALREAVRRATARSREMREELATSQQGGGGVLQSAGA